One genomic segment of Scomber japonicus isolate fScoJap1 chromosome 23, fScoJap1.pri, whole genome shotgun sequence includes these proteins:
- the cdkn1ba gene encoding cyclin-dependent kinase inhibitor 1Ba, protein MCNKMSDVRLSNASPTLERVDARPPDNVRPPVRRNLFGSPDREELRRYMTATMQNDVQAFTELYNFDPVNNRPLSPGNFDWQEDSNPPEFYLRPPHGNERPQPEDDLPGDDRQDAAEGNERQLVRPQRRDGSRKRPAGDSGPCSSDCQSKKSHTDDDDDNDDDPAKGAGSQAVKAVEIRPDNNAEVQ, encoded by the exons ATGTGCAACAAAATGTCAGATGTTCGCCTTTCTAATGCGAGTCCGACATTGGAGAGGGTGGATGCTCGGCCGCCAGACAACGTCAGACCTCCGGTCCGTAGAAACCTTTTCGGTTCACCTGACCGAGAGGAGTTGCGGAGGTATATGACGGCTACGATGCAGAATGACGTGCAGGCTTTTACGGAGCTTTATAATTTCGATCCCGTCAACAACAGACCGCTCTCTCCGGGGAATTTCGACTGGCAGGAGGACAGCAACCCACCGGAGTTTTATCTCAGACCGCCTCACGGGAACGAACGGCCCCAGCCAGAGGACGACTTGCCCGGCGATGACCGGCAGGATGCCGCGGAGGGGAATGAGAGGCAGCTGGTTCGCCCTCAAAGGAGAGACGGTTCAAGGAAAAGACCCGCAGGAGATTCAG GTCCCTGCTCCAGCGACTGTCAGAGTAAAAAGTCGCATaccgacgatgatgatgataatgatgacgACCCGGCGAAAGGTGCAGGAAGTCAGGCGGTGAAAGCCGTGGAGATCAGGCCAGACAACAACGCGGAGGTCcagtga